A portion of the Micromonospora vinacea genome contains these proteins:
- a CDS encoding phosphoesterase: protein MRDKHPEETEHAQLSRRKLVKYAGVGATLAAASPLVGAGAAWADEDRRPGDDDKTDRGNSRNRTWRAGDHHIHSEYSGEFDTTKSPIVFHKGADAVYPIVTNAIMAKNFGLTWAMCTDHGGPTHSKVNIEQAYPDLLRSRKLVPEVLQFWGMEFDAPSLDHHTLMIPRHDDEAKQLFELESRFAKYDAFPTDPARDTEAKMVEFLKVARGMPHKPLVIAHHASRSAPGLGVYGQDTPREFRNGNNAAPDVYIGFEGAPGHQAGPLNGGKRGGYGNHPTYGGFDQMTARVGGLWDSLLGEGRRWWITATSDSHVHWTRGGSDFWPGEYSKTYVHARQDYGDIMDGLRNGRIWVTTGDLIRSLDVTATSQGRTAEVGETITVSRRSRTDVEIEITFRPLGGVNANGDRPEVRRVDLIVGQITGPSASLDADTNPTTKVAARFGPRDWRRHGDSYVIRHTLRNVEADTYARVRGTSTDEAEPLADGLESPWDDLWFYSNPVFVHVR, encoded by the coding sequence GTGAGAGACAAGCATCCCGAAGAGACCGAGCACGCGCAGCTGTCCCGGCGCAAGCTGGTCAAGTACGCGGGCGTCGGCGCGACGCTGGCCGCGGCCAGCCCACTGGTCGGCGCCGGTGCGGCGTGGGCCGACGAGGACCGCCGGCCGGGTGACGACGACAAGACCGACCGGGGTAACTCCAGGAACCGGACGTGGCGCGCGGGCGACCACCACATCCACTCCGAGTACAGCGGCGAGTTCGACACCACGAAGTCCCCGATCGTCTTCCACAAGGGCGCGGACGCGGTCTACCCGATCGTCACCAACGCCATCATGGCGAAGAACTTCGGTCTGACCTGGGCGATGTGCACCGACCACGGTGGACCCACCCACTCGAAGGTGAACATCGAGCAGGCGTACCCCGACCTGCTGCGCTCCCGCAAGCTGGTCCCCGAGGTGCTCCAGTTCTGGGGCATGGAGTTCGACGCGCCCTCGCTGGACCACCACACGCTGATGATCCCGCGCCACGACGACGAGGCGAAGCAGCTCTTCGAGCTGGAAAGCCGGTTCGCCAAGTACGACGCATTCCCCACCGACCCGGCCCGCGACACCGAGGCCAAGATGGTGGAGTTCCTCAAGGTCGCCCGGGGCATGCCGCACAAGCCGCTGGTGATCGCCCACCACGCGTCGCGTTCGGCGCCCGGTCTCGGCGTCTACGGTCAGGACACCCCGCGCGAGTTCCGCAACGGCAACAACGCCGCGCCGGACGTCTACATCGGCTTCGAGGGAGCGCCCGGCCACCAGGCCGGCCCGCTCAACGGTGGCAAGCGGGGCGGGTACGGAAACCACCCCACCTACGGTGGCTTCGACCAGATGACCGCTCGGGTCGGCGGCCTGTGGGACTCACTGCTCGGCGAGGGCCGGCGCTGGTGGATCACCGCGACCTCGGACTCGCACGTGCACTGGACCCGCGGCGGCTCGGACTTCTGGCCGGGCGAGTACAGCAAGACGTACGTGCACGCCCGCCAGGACTACGGCGACATCATGGACGGCCTGCGCAACGGCCGGATCTGGGTCACCACCGGCGACCTGATCCGCAGCCTCGACGTCACCGCCACCTCTCAGGGCAGGACCGCCGAGGTGGGCGAGACGATCACGGTGAGCCGTCGTAGCCGTACCGATGTCGAGATCGAGATCACGTTCCGCCCGCTCGGCGGGGTGAACGCGAACGGCGACCGGCCCGAGGTCCGCCGGGTCGACCTGATCGTCGGCCAGATCACCGGCCCGAGCGCCAGCCTGGACGCCGACACCAACCCCACCACCAAGGTGGCGGCCCGGTTCGGCCCGCGGGACTGGCGTCGGCACGGCGACAGCTACGTCATCCGGCACACCCTGCGCAATGTCGAGGCGGACACCTACGCGCGGGTGCGCGGCACCAGCACCGACGAGGCCGAGCCGCTCGCCGACGGGCTGGAGAGCCCGTGGGACGACCTGTGGTTCTACTCGAACCCGGTCTTCGTGCACGTGCGCTGA
- a CDS encoding MarR family winged helix-turn-helix transcriptional regulator has product MTGATRRPDRPDPLDDDLGWMLGIVFRGYIRAAEHALTDFPGGPRGYQLLTAASNGPARNQGAIAEEIGIDRTVLTYLIDDLERPGFVVRRADPADRRNRLIEVTDAGRAAWDQRRLALRQVESHLLGALTPTESATLRSLLQKVACSAQAMDPLRDLCEVVTQVQADPTPAARRTGAAAVRSGRTTTPRARRRSPE; this is encoded by the coding sequence ATGACGGGTGCCACTCGCCGGCCGGACCGGCCCGATCCGCTCGACGACGACCTGGGCTGGATGCTCGGGATCGTCTTCCGCGGCTACATCCGGGCGGCCGAGCACGCGCTCACCGACTTTCCCGGTGGCCCGCGCGGCTACCAACTGCTCACCGCGGCCAGCAACGGGCCGGCCCGAAACCAGGGCGCGATCGCCGAGGAGATCGGCATCGACCGCACCGTCCTCACGTACCTGATCGACGACCTGGAGCGGCCCGGGTTCGTCGTCCGGCGCGCGGATCCGGCCGACCGGCGCAACCGGCTGATCGAGGTCACCGACGCCGGTCGTGCCGCCTGGGACCAGCGGCGGTTGGCACTGCGGCAGGTCGAGTCGCACCTGCTGGGGGCGCTCACGCCGACCGAGTCGGCGACGCTGCGGTCACTGCTGCAGAAGGTCGCCTGCTCGGCCCAGGCGATGGACCCACTGCGCGACCTCTGCGAGGTGGTGACACAGGTGCAGGCCGACCCCACGCCCGCGGCCCGCCGGACCGGAGCCGCGGCGGTGCGCAGCGGGCGAACCACCACCCCCCGGGCCCGCCGCCGCAGCCCCGAGTGA